A portion of the Cyanobium sp. PCC 7001 genome contains these proteins:
- a CDS encoding LD-carboxypeptidase, with translation MSPALSWPPPLHHGDRVALVAASSALVGPGVVERLEAGIAVLEAWGLEVERRALEQRSWGYLAGRDQERAQDLLRADQVGAGLLACLRGGWGAARLLEQPLALQARWLLGFSDVTALLWSQLAQGKGGGIHGPLLSTLAAEPAWSQERLRALLFGAPVSDLQGVGWRDGVAEGHLLAANLTVATHLLGTPHVPELRGAILVLEDVGEAPYRIDRMLTQWRLSGALRGLAGIGLGRFTGCGDPEDQSGDAARDGDRATRFSVEEVLRERTADLGVPVLAELPVGHAVGNGALPLGRRARLDASEGRLTLLD, from the coding sequence ATGAGTCCGGCACTGTCCTGGCCGCCGCCGCTGCACCACGGCGACAGGGTGGCCCTGGTGGCCGCCAGTTCGGCCCTGGTGGGTCCGGGGGTGGTGGAGCGGCTGGAGGCGGGAATCGCCGTGCTCGAGGCCTGGGGGCTGGAGGTGGAGCGGCGGGCGCTCGAACAGCGGAGCTGGGGCTACCTGGCGGGCCGTGATCAGGAGCGCGCCCAGGATCTGCTGCGGGCGGACCAGGTGGGCGCCGGATTGCTGGCCTGCCTGCGGGGCGGCTGGGGCGCGGCCCGGCTGCTGGAGCAGCCCCTTGCCCTGCAGGCCCGCTGGCTGCTGGGGTTCAGTGACGTCACCGCCCTGCTCTGGTCCCAGCTGGCTCAGGGGAAGGGTGGCGGCATCCATGGCCCGCTGCTGAGCACGCTGGCGGCCGAGCCGGCCTGGAGCCAGGAGCGGCTGCGGGCGCTGCTGTTCGGAGCGCCGGTGTCCGACCTGCAGGGGGTGGGCTGGCGGGACGGCGTGGCGGAAGGTCACTTGCTGGCGGCCAATCTCACGGTGGCCACCCATCTGCTGGGCACCCCCCATGTTCCGGAACTGCGCGGGGCCATCCTGGTGCTGGAGGACGTGGGCGAAGCTCCGTACCGGATCGACCGCATGCTCACCCAGTGGCGCCTGAGCGGCGCCCTGCGCGGGCTGGCCGGCATCGGCCTGGGCCGGTTCACAGGCTGCGGCGACCCCGAGGATCAGAGCGGCGACGCTGCCCGGGACGGCGACAGGGCCACCCGCTTCAGCGTGGAGGAGGTGCTGCGGGAGCGCACGGCCGATCTGGGGGTGCCGGTGCTGGCCGAGCTGCCGGTGGGCCATGCCGTGGGCAATGGGGCTCTTCCCCTGGGCCGGCGGGCACGGCTGGACGCCTCGGAGGGCCGGCTCACCCTTCTGGACTGA
- the lgt gene encoding prolipoprotein diacylglyceryl transferase, with amino-acid sequence MSLLLTFTSPGPLVFQLGPLSLRWYGLLIALAVLAGLMLATRLGKARGIDPALIADLLPLLVLGAVIGARLYYVLLEWRQYADNWTDALAIWRGGIAIHGALIGGAITTVLYCRWRRQRFWPLLDVLMPAVALGQAIGRWGNFFNSEAFGLPTQLPWKLRIPLANRPAEFLDQMDFHPTFLYESLWNVGVCVLLLVLFRQGQRGRLSLPPGSLSCVYLMTYSAGRIWIEGLRIDPLCLFSEPPFCEGGLRMAQVISLLLIALGGLGLWWLYGRHRPLPDPSGVTP; translated from the coding sequence TTGAGCCTTCTCCTCACCTTCACCTCCCCCGGGCCCCTGGTGTTCCAGCTGGGCCCGCTCAGTCTGCGCTGGTATGGGCTGCTGATCGCCCTGGCGGTGCTGGCCGGCCTGATGCTGGCCACCCGTCTCGGCAAGGCCCGGGGGATCGATCCTGCCCTGATCGCCGATCTGCTGCCCCTGCTGGTGCTGGGCGCCGTGATCGGCGCCCGCCTCTACTACGTGCTGCTGGAATGGCGCCAGTACGCCGACAACTGGACCGATGCCCTGGCCATCTGGCGAGGGGGCATCGCCATCCACGGCGCCCTGATCGGTGGGGCCATCACCACCGTCCTCTATTGCCGCTGGCGGCGCCAGCGCTTCTGGCCCCTGCTGGATGTGCTCATGCCCGCCGTGGCCCTGGGCCAGGCGATCGGCCGCTGGGGCAACTTCTTCAATTCGGAAGCCTTCGGCCTGCCCACCCAGCTCCCCTGGAAGCTGCGGATCCCCCTGGCCAACCGTCCGGCCGAGTTCCTCGATCAGATGGATTTCCACCCCACCTTTCTCTACGAATCGCTCTGGAATGTGGGGGTGTGCGTGCTGTTGCTGGTGCTGTTTCGCCAGGGTCAGCGCGGACGGCTTTCGCTGCCGCCAGGCAGCCTGAGCTGCGTGTATCTGATGACCTACAGCGCGGGGCGGATCTGGATCGAGGGGCTGCGCATCGATCCCCTGTGCCTGTTCTCCGAGCCTCCGTTCTGTGAGGGCGGTCTGCGCATGGCCCAGGTGATCAGCCTGCTGCTGATTGCCCTGGGTGGTCTGGGTCTCTGGTGGCTCTACGGACGCCACCGCCCACTGCCTGACCCCAGTGGGGTCACCCCTTGA
- the ispD gene encoding 2-C-methyl-D-erythritol 4-phosphate cytidylyltransferase, with protein MHLLIAAAGSGRRMGAAGNKLLLPVAGRPVLAWTLEAALACPAITWIGIVGQAVDEAAIAAIVASARPDRPVVWILGGETRQESVSRGLAALPPQATGVLIHDGARCLVEPDLLARCADAVAFGAAVIAATPVTDTIKQVDGEGEIQATPDRRALWAAQTPQGFPVADLRAAHAVAEREGWSVTDDAALFERLGRSVRVLEAPPSNIKLTTPFDLIVAEAVLAARCQPAEALSPEG; from the coding sequence TTGCATCTGTTGATCGCCGCCGCCGGCAGTGGCCGCCGCATGGGTGCCGCCGGCAACAAGCTGCTGCTCCCAGTGGCGGGCCGACCCGTGCTCGCCTGGACCCTGGAGGCGGCCCTGGCCTGTCCGGCCATCACCTGGATCGGCATCGTGGGCCAGGCCGTCGATGAGGCGGCCATCGCCGCGATCGTGGCCTCCGCCCGCCCCGACCGGCCGGTGGTCTGGATCCTCGGCGGCGAGACCCGTCAGGAGTCGGTGAGCCGCGGGCTCGCGGCCCTGCCCCCCCAGGCCACGGGGGTGCTGATCCATGACGGGGCCCGCTGCCTGGTGGAGCCGGATCTGCTGGCCCGCTGTGCCGATGCCGTGGCGTTCGGGGCGGCCGTGATCGCCGCCACCCCCGTGACCGACACGATCAAGCAGGTGGATGGAGAGGGTGAGATCCAGGCGACCCCGGATCGCCGGGCGCTCTGGGCAGCCCAGACGCCCCAGGGGTTTCCGGTGGCCGATCTGCGGGCAGCCCACGCCGTGGCCGAACGGGAGGGCTGGAGCGTCACCGATGACGCCGCCCTGTTCGAGCGGCTGGGCCGGAGTGTGCGGGTGCTGGAGGCGCCGCCCTCCAACATCAAGCTCACCACCCCCTTCGATCTGATCGTGGCGGAGGCGGTGCTGGCCGCCCGGTGCCAGCCGGCCGAAGCCCTCAGTCCAGAAGGGTGA
- the petA gene encoding cytochrome f, giving the protein MRRPFSLLLGSLIGFIVLFGAAAPSWAYPFWAQQNYASPREATGKIVCANCHLAKKATRVEVPQAVFPDTVFKAVVEIPYDTSVQQVSGDGSGTGLNVGAVVMLPDGFTLAPQDRMSEELKEETAGIFYSQYSDDQPNILLVGPLPGDQHQEIVFPVLAPDPATDSSIHFGKYQLHVGGNRGRGQVYPTGEKSNNAVFTAPAAGTVSAITPAEGGGTVVEISTADGSSVSETIPVGPTITAAVGDEVAAGAPLTNDPNVGGFGQLDAEVVLQNPVRIYGLLAFFAAIAVAQIFLVLKKRQVEKVQAAEGIV; this is encoded by the coding sequence ATGCGCCGCCCCTTCTCCCTGCTGCTCGGCTCCCTGATCGGTTTCATCGTGCTGTTCGGGGCCGCAGCCCCGAGCTGGGCCTACCCCTTCTGGGCCCAGCAGAACTACGCCAGCCCCCGCGAAGCCACCGGCAAGATCGTCTGCGCCAACTGCCACCTGGCCAAGAAGGCCACCCGGGTGGAAGTGCCCCAGGCCGTGTTCCCCGACACGGTGTTCAAGGCGGTGGTGGAGATTCCCTACGACACCTCCGTGCAGCAGGTGTCCGGTGACGGCAGCGGCACCGGCCTCAACGTGGGCGCGGTGGTGATGCTGCCCGATGGCTTCACCCTGGCGCCGCAGGACCGGATGAGCGAGGAGCTCAAGGAGGAGACGGCCGGCATCTTCTATTCGCAGTATTCCGACGACCAGCCCAACATCCTGCTGGTGGGCCCCCTGCCCGGCGACCAGCACCAGGAGATCGTGTTCCCGGTGCTGGCTCCGGACCCGGCCACCGACAGCAGCATCCACTTCGGCAAGTACCAGCTCCACGTGGGTGGCAACCGCGGCCGCGGCCAGGTGTACCCCACCGGTGAGAAGTCCAACAACGCCGTCTTCACCGCCCCCGCTGCCGGCACCGTGTCCGCCATCACCCCCGCTGAGGGCGGTGGCACCGTGGTGGAGATCAGCACGGCCGATGGGTCCAGCGTCAGCGAAACCATTCCCGTAGGCCCCACCATCACCGCCGCCGTGGGTGATGAGGTGGCCGCCGGGGCCCCCCTCACCAACGACCCGAACGTGGGTGGCTTCGGTCAGCTCGATGCCGAAGTGGTGCTCCAGAACCCTGTGAGGATCTACGGCCTGCTCGCCTTCTTCGCGGCGATTGCCGTGGCCCAGATCTTCCTCGTGCTCAAGAAGCGTCAGGTCGAGAAGGTCCAGGCCGCCGAAGGCATCGTCTGA
- a CDS encoding Ppx/GppA phosphatase family protein → MAVTSSMAESSTAPRTDRRRVAAIDIGTNSIHLLIAEVDEALRSFSVLLAEKATTRLGERDPETGDLSPASIERAFRTLRHDKALAESHGVEQIVTAATSAVREAPNGRDFLQALDDQLGLTVDLVSGPEEARLIYLGVLSGMSFGEQPHLILDIGGGSTELVLGDGRDARALTSTRIGAVRLQREFCQQEPLPTERRRFLQAYIQGALDPAVAEVKRALQPGEQPRLVGTSGTAMAMASLAAAEDAKPPLKLQGYCLPRARLDQLVERLLAMTPEQRRGLSAINERRAEIIVPGALILQTAMDLLDCPELVVCDRALREGLIVDWMLRNQLLGDRFSFQRSIRERTVLHLAQSYSIDRERADRVAAYALSLYDQTRGMLHHDGGEGRALLWAAAQLHTCGKSINISAYHKHTWYLIRHGELLGYSQAEHLMVAAIARYHRRSLPKKRHESWQLIEEREQRRTVFSMALLLRLAAALDRRPARLIGALRVHQPDDGVLELELVPHAVEPGEPVPDLGLERWSLRSCAEVVAEASGLELRVREP, encoded by the coding sequence ATGGCTGTCACCAGTTCGATGGCTGAGTCGTCCACCGCCCCGCGTACCGATCGCCGCCGGGTGGCTGCCATCGACATCGGCACCAATTCCATCCACCTGCTGATCGCCGAGGTGGATGAGGCCCTGCGCAGCTTCTCGGTGCTGCTCGCCGAGAAGGCCACCACCCGCCTGGGTGAGCGGGACCCGGAGACGGGGGACCTGAGCCCTGCCTCGATCGAGCGGGCCTTCCGCACCCTCCGTCATGACAAGGCCCTGGCCGAAAGCCATGGCGTCGAGCAGATCGTCACGGCGGCCACCAGCGCCGTGCGGGAGGCCCCCAACGGCCGTGATTTCCTCCAGGCCCTCGACGACCAGCTCGGCCTCACGGTGGATCTGGTGAGTGGCCCGGAAGAGGCCCGCCTGATCTATCTGGGCGTGCTCTCCGGCATGAGCTTCGGCGAGCAGCCCCACCTGATCCTCGACATCGGCGGCGGCTCCACCGAACTGGTGCTCGGCGACGGGCGGGACGCCCGCGCGCTCACCAGCACCCGCATCGGGGCTGTGCGGTTGCAGCGGGAGTTCTGCCAGCAGGAACCGCTCCCCACGGAGCGCCGCCGCTTCCTGCAGGCCTACATCCAGGGCGCCCTGGATCCGGCCGTGGCCGAGGTGAAGCGGGCCCTGCAGCCCGGGGAACAGCCGCGCCTGGTGGGCACCAGCGGCACGGCCATGGCGATGGCCTCCCTGGCCGCTGCCGAGGATGCCAAGCCACCGCTGAAACTCCAGGGCTACTGCCTGCCCCGGGCCCGGCTCGATCAGCTCGTGGAGCGGCTGCTGGCGATGACGCCGGAGCAGCGCCGGGGCCTGTCCGCCATCAACGAGCGCCGTGCCGAGATCATCGTGCCCGGGGCCCTGATTCTGCAGACCGCCATGGATCTGCTGGATTGCCCGGAACTGGTCGTGTGCGACCGGGCGCTGCGGGAAGGGCTGATCGTGGACTGGATGCTCCGCAACCAGCTGCTGGGCGATCGCTTCTCGTTCCAGAGAAGCATCCGCGAGCGCACGGTGCTGCACCTGGCCCAGAGCTACAGCATCGACCGGGAGCGGGCCGACCGCGTCGCCGCCTACGCCCTCAGCCTCTACGACCAGACCCGGGGGATGCTGCACCACGACGGCGGCGAGGGCCGGGCGCTGCTCTGGGCGGCGGCCCAGCTCCACACCTGCGGGAAGAGCATCAACATCTCGGCCTACCACAAGCACACCTGGTACCTGATTCGGCATGGCGAGCTGCTCGGTTACTCCCAGGCGGAGCACCTGATGGTGGCGGCCATCGCCCGGTATCACCGCCGCAGCCTGCCCAAGAAACGCCATGAGTCCTGGCAGCTGATCGAGGAGCGGGAGCAACGGCGCACGGTGTTTTCCATGGCCCTGCTGCTGCGGCTGGCGGCGGCACTGGACCGTCGCCCCGCCCGCCTGATCGGAGCCCTGCGGGTGCATCAGCCCGACGACGGCGTGCTGGAACTGGAGCTGGTGCCCCACGCCGTCGAGCCCGGTGAGCCTGTGCCTGATCTCGGGCTGGAGCGCTGGAGTCTCCGCTCCTGCGCGGAGGTGGTGGCCGAGGCCAGCGGCCTGGAACTCAGGGTGCGGGAGCCTTGA
- a CDS encoding 4-hydroxybenzoate polyprenyltransferase has protein sequence MDDAARDRGAASRTARRLRAWLELVRWHKPSGRLILLIPAGWSLWLLPQGPPDTPLVLAVVIGGLAVSAAGCIANDLWDRRIDPQVERTRQRPLASGRVGVAEAVLLLLLALLLALAVVLWGLPAANRGLCLLLAVAALPPVLLYPSAKRWFPYPQLVLAVCWGFAVLIPWAAASGSLQGWPLALAWLATLLWTFGFDTVYAMADRDDDRRIGVRSSALSLEGRAPAVVTACYGGTGLCLALAALTLPSGAGALHPLGWALGAVGALGMVREGLALDRVPAGADGFLSRGFFGRHFSRQVWLGALLLLALVLGRLP, from the coding sequence ATGGACGACGCCGCACGCGACAGGGGAGCGGCCAGCCGCACCGCCCGCAGGCTGCGGGCCTGGCTGGAGCTGGTGCGCTGGCACAAGCCCAGTGGCCGCCTGATCCTGCTCATCCCGGCCGGCTGGAGCCTCTGGCTGCTGCCCCAGGGCCCCCCTGACACGCCGCTGGTGCTGGCGGTGGTGATCGGTGGTCTGGCCGTGAGCGCGGCGGGATGCATCGCCAATGACCTGTGGGACCGGCGCATCGATCCCCAGGTGGAGCGCACCCGCCAGCGGCCGCTCGCCTCCGGCCGGGTGGGGGTGGCTGAGGCCGTGCTGCTGCTGCTGTTGGCCCTGCTGCTGGCCCTGGCGGTGGTGCTGTGGGGGCTGCCGGCAGCCAACCGGGGACTCTGTCTGCTGCTGGCGGTGGCGGCCCTGCCGCCCGTGCTGCTCTACCCCTCGGCCAAGCGCTGGTTCCCCTACCCCCAGCTGGTGCTGGCCGTGTGCTGGGGCTTCGCCGTGCTGATCCCCTGGGCAGCGGCCAGCGGTTCCCTGCAGGGCTGGCCCCTGGCCCTGGCCTGGCTGGCCACCCTGCTGTGGACCTTCGGTTTCGACACGGTGTACGCCATGGCCGACCGGGACGACGACCGCCGCATCGGCGTGCGCAGCAGTGCCCTCAGCCTGGAGGGCCGGGCACCGGCCGTGGTCACCGCCTGCTATGGCGGCACGGGCCTGTGCCTGGCGCTGGCGGCCCTGACTCTTCCCTCGGGGGCAGGCGCGCTCCACCCCCTGGGCTGGGCCCTGGGGGCGGTGGGCGCCCTCGGCATGGTGCGCGAAGGCCTCGCCCTGGACCGCGTGCCCGCCGGGGCCGACGGGTTCCTGTCCCGCGGGTTCTTCGGGCGCCACTTCAGCCGGCAGGTGTGGCTGGGGGCGCTGCTGCTGCTGGCGCTGGTGCTGGGACGGCTGCCATGA
- a CDS encoding helix-turn-helix domain-containing protein encodes MSADPNPDLQRLGACLHEARLREGISLEDLAQRLHMGREQLQSLEQADTDGLPEPVFVIAQARRVACALGVNIDTEIQALRQNRAAAVVKPVVKPLETGDTPAASSAPAPRRQPVLPHSSHARPGALAPGLKLVGVLALLGAGALAVWRVGPVAQQRLQQAVTTAASMAEPASDPAASGSPAPSSGSAPPPPATPSEPPQQAALVVKAGQPSWLEVRTSSGISLFRGTFVGERVFPYQGDLLVLAGRPDLVEVTAPGRSSRPLGDINDVEWQRFKAPAP; translated from the coding sequence ATGAGCGCAGACCCCAACCCCGATCTGCAGCGGCTGGGTGCCTGCCTGCACGAGGCGAGGCTGCGGGAAGGCATCAGCCTGGAGGATCTGGCCCAGCGGCTCCACATGGGCCGGGAACAGTTGCAGTCCCTCGAGCAGGCCGACACCGACGGGCTGCCCGAACCGGTGTTCGTGATCGCCCAGGCCCGGCGGGTGGCCTGCGCCCTCGGGGTGAACATCGACACCGAGATCCAGGCCCTGCGCCAGAACCGGGCCGCGGCGGTGGTGAAGCCGGTGGTGAAGCCCCTGGAGACGGGCGACACCCCGGCCGCCAGCAGCGCACCCGCGCCCCGGCGCCAGCCTGTCCTGCCCCACTCAAGCCATGCCCGCCCAGGGGCCCTCGCTCCTGGCCTGAAGCTGGTGGGGGTGCTCGCCCTGCTGGGGGCCGGCGCCCTGGCGGTGTGGCGCGTCGGTCCGGTGGCCCAGCAACGGCTTCAGCAGGCGGTCACCACGGCAGCGTCCATGGCCGAACCTGCGAGCGATCCCGCGGCGTCAGGATCGCCCGCACCGTCCTCCGGCTCGGCTCCCCCCCCTCCTGCCACACCCAGCGAGCCTCCGCAGCAGGCCGCCCTGGTGGTGAAGGCCGGCCAGCCGAGCTGGCTGGAGGTGCGCACATCCAGCGGCATCAGCCTCTTCCGCGGCACGTTTGTGGGGGAGCGGGTGTTCCCTTACCAGGGCGATCTGCTGGTGCTCGCCGGACGGCCCGATCTGGTGGAGGTGACCGCCCCGGGGCGTAGCTCGCGCCCGCTCGGCGACATCAACGATGTGGAGTGGCAGCGGTTCAAGGCTCCCGCACCCTGA
- a CDS encoding FAD-dependent oxidoreductase, giving the protein MTTASDSSPAGSSAAADPLDVLVVGGGVCGTALLFELARYTDLGRVALVERYDSLARVNSRATNNSQTIHCGDIETNYTLEKALRVKRTAEMIVRYAELLDPATRERCVFRTPKMVLGVGPAECAVLRERFARFSPHFPAMELLDKQAIAAWEPQVALLDGTPREEELVAIGIRRTYTAVDYEALAASFVDQAHAAVASTDRQLLIELGTTVTRITREGEGYRVSLSPTPGCTGATAQGRREVWARHVVVNAGAHSLLMAQAMGYGLEYSCLPVAGSFYFTPDLLRGKVYTVQNDRLPFAAIHGDPDVRAPGKTRFGPTALLLPLLERYRPASFWEFLKVLRLDWAVLAVFWQLLRIADIRNYIIKNLLFEVPWLRRRLFLADARKIVPGMQLEDLSFAEGYGGVRPQLIDKRQRRLLLGEASIEAEPGLVFNVTPSPGGTCCLGNAARDLEQIVARLGCRFHRERLERELYGEAGAGPESVGGSGPAAEQVGVAG; this is encoded by the coding sequence GTGACCACGGCCTCCGACTCCTCGCCTGCCGGCAGCTCCGCCGCGGCCGACCCCCTGGACGTGCTGGTCGTGGGTGGCGGAGTCTGCGGCACCGCGCTGCTGTTCGAGCTGGCCCGCTACACCGACCTCGGACGGGTGGCGCTGGTGGAGCGCTACGACAGCCTGGCCAGGGTGAATTCCAGGGCCACCAACAACAGCCAGACCATTCACTGCGGCGACATCGAGACCAACTACACCCTGGAGAAGGCGCTCCGGGTGAAGCGCACCGCCGAGATGATCGTGCGCTATGCCGAGCTGCTCGATCCGGCCACCCGCGAGCGCTGCGTGTTCCGCACCCCGAAGATGGTGCTGGGCGTGGGGCCCGCTGAATGCGCCGTTCTGCGGGAGCGCTTCGCCCGCTTCTCCCCCCACTTCCCGGCAATGGAGCTGCTCGACAAGCAGGCCATCGCCGCGTGGGAACCCCAGGTGGCCCTGCTGGATGGGACGCCCCGGGAGGAGGAGCTGGTGGCGATCGGCATCCGTCGCACTTACACCGCCGTGGACTACGAGGCCCTCGCCGCGTCGTTCGTCGACCAGGCCCATGCCGCGGTGGCCTCCACCGACCGGCAGCTGTTGATCGAGCTGGGCACCACCGTGACCCGCATCACACGCGAGGGGGAGGGCTACAGGGTGAGCCTCAGTCCCACGCCCGGCTGCACCGGCGCCACGGCCCAGGGGCGCCGGGAGGTGTGGGCCCGACACGTGGTGGTGAATGCCGGAGCCCACAGCCTGCTGATGGCCCAGGCGATGGGCTACGGCCTGGAGTATTCCTGTCTGCCGGTGGCCGGCAGCTTCTACTTCACCCCCGACCTGCTGCGGGGCAAGGTGTACACCGTGCAGAACGACAGGCTGCCGTTCGCCGCCATCCATGGGGATCCCGATGTGCGGGCTCCCGGCAAGACCCGCTTCGGACCCACGGCCCTGCTGCTGCCCCTGCTGGAGCGCTACAGGCCCGCCTCGTTCTGGGAGTTCCTGAAGGTGCTGCGGCTCGACTGGGCCGTGCTGGCGGTGTTCTGGCAGCTGCTGCGCATCGCCGACATCCGCAACTACATCATCAAGAACCTGCTGTTCGAGGTGCCGTGGCTGCGCCGGCGCCTCTTCCTCGCCGATGCCCGCAAGATCGTGCCGGGCATGCAGCTCGAGGACCTGAGCTTCGCCGAGGGCTACGGAGGCGTACGCCCCCAGTTGATCGACAAGCGGCAGCGCCGACTCCTGCTCGGCGAGGCCAGCATCGAGGCCGAGCCGGGCCTGGTGTTCAACGTGACCCCTTCGCCGGGGGGAACCTGCTGCCTGGGCAATGCCGCCCGTGATCTCGAGCAGATCGTGGCGCGGCTGGGTTGCCGCTTCCACCGCGAACGCCTGGAGCGGGAGCTCTACGGCGAGGCCGGCGCCGGGCCTGAGTCTGTCGGGGGGTCAGGCCCCGCCGCGGAACAGGTGGGAGTGGCTGGCTGA
- a CDS encoding glycosyltransferase family 9 protein — MRALFLIPGDSSRQLQAFPAVAALAGRLQAEIQVVCPADSVGLWRLHPEVSRAIPFNWASATLADWANLLGTVREPDFQLCFNRASGRQVDLMLAMSHIPTRVATGGFSATERVEEPEGVWPCQAWEAWLKPIGVALEAQSFRLPVAPAALQEAVAALPAGDGPLLLQAPAGGAADWPAERWQELPELIRRRLTTVRSARLAEGSWLQKAAGLASADVVLASDPASIDLAVLLGVPLVALGRPAWQLPSREGVKALGQAGQLGDLGSADVLTALGLG, encoded by the coding sequence ATGCGCGCCCTGTTCCTGATCCCGGGCGACAGCAGCCGGCAGCTCCAGGCCTTCCCGGCCGTCGCCGCCCTGGCCGGGCGGCTGCAGGCCGAGATCCAGGTGGTGTGCCCCGCCGACAGCGTGGGGCTCTGGCGCCTCCACCCGGAGGTGAGCCGGGCCATCCCGTTCAACTGGGCCAGCGCCACCCTCGCCGACTGGGCCAATCTGCTGGGAACGGTGCGTGAGCCCGACTTCCAGCTCTGCTTCAACCGGGCCAGCGGCCGCCAGGTGGACCTGATGCTGGCGATGAGCCACATCCCCACCCGTGTGGCCACAGGAGGATTCTCCGCCACCGAGCGGGTGGAGGAACCGGAGGGCGTCTGGCCCTGCCAGGCCTGGGAGGCCTGGCTGAAGCCCATCGGCGTGGCCCTCGAGGCCCAGAGCTTCCGTCTGCCGGTGGCGCCGGCGGCCCTGCAGGAGGCGGTGGCGGCGCTGCCGGCAGGCGATGGCCCCCTGCTGCTCCAGGCGCCGGCCGGTGGCGCCGCCGACTGGCCGGCGGAACGCTGGCAGGAGCTGCCGGAGCTGATCCGCCGGCGCCTCACCACCGTGCGCAGCGCCCGCCTGGCCGAGGGCTCCTGGCTGCAGAAGGCCGCCGGCCTCGCCAGCGCCGATGTGGTGCTGGCCAGCGATCCCGCCAGCATCGACCTGGCCGTGCTGCTGGGGGTGCCCCTGGTGGCGCTGGGCCGTCCGGCCTGGCAACTGCCCAGCCGCGAGGGGGTGAAGGCCCTGGGCCAGGCCGGCCAGCTCGGCGATCTGGGAAGCGCCGACGTGCTCACGGCCCTGGGTCTCGGCTGA
- the cobM gene encoding precorrin-4 C(11)-methyltransferase encodes MVRIVGAGPGAADLLTLRALRALEQAEVLVWTDSLVSPQVAALAPEPCERIRTSSLTLEEVMAVVLERAKAGKRVVRLHDGDPCLYGALNEQICRLADAGVAVEVVPGLSAYQAAAAALQQELTIPGLVQTIVLGRAGGRTGVPERESLGRLAALQASLCLYLSARHVEEVQQELLLHYPADTPVAIGYRVSWPDQWLAVVPLTAMARTSRERGLIRTTLYVVSPALAVSPRGRGAEAGGTEARSKLYSASHSHLFRGGA; translated from the coding sequence ATGGTGAGGATCGTGGGTGCCGGCCCCGGCGCTGCCGATCTGCTCACCCTGCGGGCGCTGCGGGCCCTGGAGCAGGCCGAGGTGCTGGTGTGGACCGACTCGCTGGTGAGTCCCCAGGTCGCGGCCCTCGCCCCGGAGCCCTGTGAACGCATCCGCACCAGCAGCCTCACCCTGGAGGAGGTGATGGCGGTGGTGCTCGAGCGGGCCAAAGCGGGCAAACGGGTGGTGCGCCTCCACGATGGCGATCCCTGTCTCTACGGAGCCCTCAACGAACAGATCTGCCGCCTGGCCGACGCCGGTGTGGCGGTGGAGGTGGTGCCCGGGCTCAGCGCCTACCAGGCCGCGGCGGCCGCCCTGCAGCAGGAACTCACGATCCCAGGGCTGGTGCAGACCATCGTGCTCGGACGGGCGGGGGGGCGCACCGGTGTTCCCGAGCGGGAGTCCCTGGGCCGGCTGGCGGCCCTGCAGGCCTCCCTCTGCCTCTACCTCAGTGCCCGCCACGTGGAGGAGGTGCAGCAGGAGCTGCTGCTGCACTACCCTGCCGACACTCCCGTGGCGATCGGCTACCGGGTGAGCTGGCCCGACCAGTGGCTCGCGGTGGTGCCCCTCACCGCGATGGCCCGCACCAGCCGGGAACGGGGCCTGATCCGCACCACCCTCTATGTGGTGAGTCCGGCCCTTGCGGTGTCGCCACGCGGTCGGGGCGCTGAGGCGGGAGGCACCGAAGCCCGCTCGAAGCTCTACTCAGCCAGCCACTCCCACCTGTTCCGCGGCGGGGCCTGA